Proteins encoded together in one Amblyomma americanum isolate KBUSLIRL-KWMA chromosome 1, ASM5285725v1, whole genome shotgun sequence window:
- the LOC144129518 gene encoding uncharacterized protein LOC144129518, with the protein MSNPLLFYMQFFLFGTTSVSALQDSACLVITIPATYGVCAYEPPHHDDRWTSMRPGPSTSSRAYIRSQPPSTPSSGHVGWPPDSMSNPLLFYMQFFLFGTTSVSALQDSACLVITIPATYGVSAYEPPHHDDRWTSMRPGPSTSSRAYIRSQPPSTPSSGHVGWPPDSMSNPLLFYMQVSNKSSTVKSSDRCFIQLTCPPILCTLCLVVRDFVFSLLMLSGDVEPNPGPTTEEMLAEILNGQRKIEKRLEEIEMKLKVVEESASAVKEISKKVSGLEKTVRSLQDKFIDLEDRSRRNNLLVFGVKEKDEETQDDLKEAVIEGVFENTLGVQVSSVERIHRIGRKQGTRPRPVIIKLFDHREKMTILKNCSKLKNKAFSVSEDFSAHTRLKRKKLWDSTSEIRAAGGKVQLVYDKIRINGELFLWDSASNGRIPTSRPTVDAHNPPSPPQ; encoded by the coding sequence ATGTCCAACCCGTTGCTTTTTTACATGCAGTTCTTCCTGTTTGGCACAACATCGGTCAGCGCATTGCAAGATTCAGCGTGCTTGGTCATCACAATACCAGCCACCTACGGAGTCTGCGCGTACGAGCCGCCGCACCATGACGATCGCTGGACGTCAATGCGTCCAGGCCCATCGACATCATCAAGAgcctatataagaagccagccacCATCAACGCCTTCCAGTGGGCACGTTGGCTGGCCGCCTGACAGCATGTCCAACCCGTTGCTTTTTTACATGCAGTTCTTCCTGTTTGGCACAACATCGGTCAGCGCATTGCAAGATTCAGCGTGCTTGGTCATCACAATACCAGCCACCTACGGAGTCAGCGCGTACGAGCCGCCGCACCATGACGATCGCTGGACGTCAATGCGTCCAGGCCCATCGACATCATCAAGAgcctatataagaagccagccacCATCAACGCCTTCCAGTGGGCACGTTGGCTGGCCGCCTGACAGCATGTCCAACCCGTTGCTTTTTTACATGCAGGTCAGTAACAAGTCTTCTACTGTTAAATCTAGCGATAGATGCTTCatccagctgacgtgcccaccAATCCTATGTACACTGTGCTTGGTTGTTCGTGATTTTGTGTTTTCGTTACTAATGCTTTCTGGAGATGTAGAGCCGAATCCTGGGCCCACTACTGAGGAAATGCTAGCCGAAATACTTAATGGGCAAAGGAAAATTGAAAAGAGGTTAGAAGAAATTGAAATGAAGTTAAAGGTGGTTGAGGAGTCAGCATCGGCTGttaaggaaattagcaaaaaagtCTCTGGTCTCGAAAAAACTGTCCGCAGCTTGCAAGACAAATTTATTGACCTAGAGGACCGTTCCCGGAGGAACAACCTTCTAGTTTTCGGGGTCAAAGAAAAAGATGAAGAAACTCAAGACGATTTGAAGGAAGCTGTGATTGAGGGCGTGTTTGAGAACACCCTTGGAGTGCAAGTGTCTTCGGTAGAGCGTATACATAGGATTGGGCGCAAACAAGGGACTAGACCACGCCCTGTAATAATTAAGCTCTTCGACCACCGCGAAAAAATGACCATTCTAAAGAATTGTTCCAAATTGAAGAATAAAGCATTCTCAGTTTCGGAAGATTTTTCAGCACATACAAGGCTCAAAAGAAAGAAACTCTGGGATAGTACTTCGGAAATTAGAGCAGCTGGAGGGAAAGTGCAACTAGTGTACGACAAAATTAGAATTAACGGCGAACTGTTCCTTTGGGATAGTGCAAGTAACGGAAGGATTCCCACAAGCAGACCAACAGTAGACGCACATAACCCGCCGTCACCGCCCCAGTGA